From Aegilops tauschii subsp. strangulata cultivar AL8/78 chromosome 5, Aet v6.0, whole genome shotgun sequence:
TATTGATGTCTTTTTTCAGATCACAATATATGCCATTTCATAGAAGATAGGGACATGCATGTTGTaaaaagattcaaatatttcgtAATTTTTAAACAACTAATAACAATTTTACTGTTTGTCCAGGATCATGCATACTGTCCCCGCCAATCTATGATTTCTGATTGCAGCAAACTGAATCAAATAGAAGTTGGTAATTAGCTACAAGCCAACCCAAAATAACAATGACAATGCTGATTGCCTTTGCCTTTCTATAAAGCAAACAAGAAGTACAGAAAGGCAAATGCATATCAGTAATTTGTAGGAAGGAAACAAAGTATAGCTGATGAGAAGAATCAACACAGTACGCAGCCACAGCAAAATAAGTAAACAAAACTGTTTTACAGGCAAAATTGTTTGGGAAGTAAAATCCCATTTAAACATATTCTATGATTTGGTACACTCAACCAGAGAATGACCAGAAAGACTTCTCATGGGTAAATACAGGCCAAGTACATCTAGGTTTCCTGACTCAAGATAACTCAGTGGGGATCACTGAGTTGTAGTGCTCGCCGAGGCCATAGGCATGCCTGTGGTAGGAAAGCCTGATGCTAGGGTCACCTCCTGGTCCTGACTTGTTGTATTCTTTGCCCATTTCTACATCTGGAAAGGAGCCAGAGTATATGACAATGTGCTTCTTTAGGCAGTGCGTCAGAGCACCAAGCTCGAGTTGCCCGCCCCAAGCAGCGGTGGACTCCATCTCCTCGCAGTACTTTTCGAAACTCTCCGAGGGGTCTGGCCCAGACTCGGCTTTGCCCTCCGATAGGAAAAATGGGAGGAAATCTGCGGCATGCTCTCTCATATACTTGGCTGTCATTTGCCGCAGCTCCTGGTGATTGTACTGTGTAGTGCCCTTGGAATGGAGTGACAGCTGGTTCTCGATAGCACGGTACAAGCAATGGCCGTCTGGCTTTATCTCATGAATGGTCAGCCCCAAGGGCTCAAGCCTCCTTCCAAGTTTCTCGTCTTCTAACATGCGATCACTGACAATATTGGTTTGTTCTTCTTGAATTCGCTGCTCTCGAGCAGCTTCTTCCTTTGCCTTCTTCTCTCGCCGTTTTGCAGCCTTCCCCGGCTTCGCAGAATCTGCATTGCTAGAAACAGAAACGCCAGCTATGGCCTTCACTAAGGTGTCGAGGTTCCCCTTTTCAGAGCTTTCTGCAGGTTTGTACCCAAAAGAAGCAAGCTCTGCAGCATGTTTCGCCTCTAATGCAGCTGAGAGGCGCGATATCTCTTCCTCGACCTGCTTTTTCTTGGCCTTCTGCTCAGCTTTGCTGCCTTTGGCA
This genomic window contains:
- the LOC109736721 gene encoding OVARIAN TUMOR DOMAIN-containing deubiquitinating enzyme 5 → MDETLAAEAGAAAATEVKAVPEREPETLEEVISRHRKEKSKLQDKETSLKKAAAKGSKAEQKAKKKQVEEEISRLSAALEAKHAAELASFGYKPAESSEKGNLDTLVKAIAGVSVSSNADSAKPGKAAKRREKKAKEEAAREQRIQEEQTNIVSDRMLEDEKLGRRLEPLGLTIHEIKPDGHCLYRAIENQLSLHSKGTTQYNHQELRQMTAKYMREHAADFLPFFLSEGKAESGPDPSESFEKYCEEMESTAAWGGQLELGALTHCLKKHIVIYSGSFPDVEMGKEYNKSGPGGDPSIRLSYHRHAYGLGEHYNSVIPTELS